A stretch of Myceligenerans xiligouense DNA encodes these proteins:
- a CDS encoding NuoB/complex I 20 kDa subunit family protein, producing MGVEEAPSGFLLTTIEDFAGYMRKASMWPVTFGLACCAIEMMAAGAPRYDLSRFGMEVFRASPRQADLMIVAGRVSQKMAPVVRQVYDQMSEPKWVLSMGVCASSGGMFNNYAIVQGVDHVIPVDIYLPGCPPRPEMLINAILALHHQVQNAPLGVNREEAARAAEAAAMEATPTFEQKGLLR from the coding sequence ATGGGTGTCGAGGAAGCGCCGTCAGGATTCCTCCTGACGACGATCGAGGACTTCGCCGGCTACATGCGCAAGGCGTCGATGTGGCCGGTGACGTTCGGCCTGGCCTGCTGCGCCATCGAGATGATGGCCGCGGGAGCGCCGCGCTACGACCTGTCGCGGTTCGGCATGGAGGTCTTCCGCGCGTCGCCGCGCCAGGCGGACCTGATGATCGTGGCCGGGCGCGTCAGCCAGAAGATGGCGCCGGTGGTGCGGCAGGTCTACGACCAGATGAGTGAGCCCAAGTGGGTGCTCTCCATGGGCGTGTGCGCGTCGTCGGGCGGCATGTTCAACAACTACGCGATCGTGCAGGGCGTGGATCACGTGATCCCGGTCGACATCTACCTGCCCGGCTGTCCGCCGCGGCCGGAGATGCTGATCAACGCGATCCTCGCGCTGCACCACCAGGTGCAGAACGCCCCGCTGGGCGTGAACCGCGAAGAGGCGGCGCGGGCGGCCGAGGCGGCCGCCATGGAGGCGACGCCCACCTTCGAGCAGAAGGGGCTGCTGCGGTGA
- a CDS encoding NADH-quinone oxidoreductase subunit A produces the protein MNPYLPILILMGIGAVLALGGVAASAVIGPKRYNRAKLDAYECGIEPTPNALGGGRLPIKYYLVAMTFIVFDIEVVFLYPWAVDFTTLATFGLVAMFAFLALITVPFVYEWRRGGFDWV, from the coding sequence ATGAATCCCTATCTCCCCATCCTGATCCTCATGGGGATCGGGGCGGTACTCGCGCTGGGCGGCGTCGCGGCGAGCGCGGTCATCGGCCCGAAACGCTACAACCGTGCCAAGCTCGACGCGTACGAGTGCGGCATCGAGCCCACGCCGAACGCGCTGGGCGGCGGCCGCCTGCCGATCAAGTACTACCTGGTGGCGATGACGTTCATCGTCTTCGACATCGAGGTGGTCTTCCTCTACCCGTGGGCGGTCGACTTCACCACCCTCGCCACGTTCGGACTGGTCGCGATGTTCGCCTTCCTGGCGCTCATCACCGTCCCGTTCGTCTACGAGTGGCGCCGCGGCGGGTTCGACTGGGTCTGA
- a CDS encoding geranylgeranyl reductase family protein, which produces MKRRNDDADVIVVGAGPAGSSTAHWCASAGLDVLLLEKAEFPRDKICGDGLTPRAVSELVRMGVDTDERDGWIRNRGLRVHATGRSWELDWPDLTAYPGYGMARSRMTLDQTLAQHAQASGAKLLTSTKVTGAVTDERTGRITGVTTQPLDGRGRADGPERTFSAPVVVASDGVSSRLATGVGRMRRDDRPMGTAVRAYYTTPRHADPFMESHLELWSGEPGRSDLLPGYGWVFPLGDGTANVGLGSVHSTPARQSRAGIDYRRLQDTWLTHSAPEGWELSPEAATGKVRGAALPMGFNRGPLYADGLLLAGDAAGMVSPFNGEGIAYGLQAGRVAAEAIAAARHKSTDAAREAALATYADRMRADLGGYYTLGRWFVRLIEHPQVMRACVKYGLPRKVVMQFVLKLLSDCYEPSGGDWIDRTIAGMTKVVPSS; this is translated from the coding sequence GTGAAGCGCCGGAACGACGACGCTGATGTCATCGTGGTGGGCGCCGGCCCGGCCGGCTCGTCCACCGCGCACTGGTGCGCGTCCGCGGGCCTCGACGTGCTCCTGCTCGAGAAGGCCGAGTTCCCCCGCGACAAGATCTGTGGCGACGGCCTCACGCCCCGCGCGGTCTCGGAACTGGTGCGCATGGGCGTCGACACCGACGAGCGCGACGGCTGGATCCGCAACCGCGGCCTCCGCGTGCACGCCACGGGCCGCTCCTGGGAACTCGACTGGCCCGACCTCACGGCGTACCCCGGCTACGGCATGGCCCGCTCCCGGATGACGCTGGACCAGACGCTCGCCCAGCACGCGCAGGCGAGCGGCGCCAAGCTCCTCACCAGCACCAAGGTCACCGGCGCCGTCACCGACGAGCGCACCGGCCGGATCACCGGCGTCACCACGCAGCCGCTGGACGGCCGGGGCCGCGCGGACGGGCCGGAGCGGACGTTCAGCGCGCCCGTCGTCGTCGCGTCCGACGGCGTGAGCTCGCGCCTGGCGACCGGTGTCGGGCGGATGCGCCGCGACGACCGGCCCATGGGAACCGCGGTGCGCGCCTACTACACGACGCCCCGGCACGCCGACCCGTTCATGGAGTCCCACCTCGAACTGTGGTCCGGCGAGCCCGGCCGTTCGGACCTGCTGCCCGGTTACGGCTGGGTGTTCCCGCTCGGCGACGGTACCGCGAACGTCGGCCTGGGCAGCGTGCACAGCACACCGGCCCGGCAGTCCCGCGCGGGGATCGACTACCGCCGCCTCCAGGACACGTGGCTCACCCACTCCGCCCCGGAGGGCTGGGAGCTGAGCCCCGAGGCCGCCACCGGCAAGGTCCGCGGCGCCGCGCTGCCCATGGGCTTCAACCGCGGCCCGCTGTACGCCGACGGCCTGCTGCTGGCCGGCGACGCCGCGGGGATGGTGTCCCCGTTCAACGGCGAGGGCATCGCCTACGGCCTCCAGGCCGGGCGGGTCGCCGCCGAGGCCATCGCCGCCGCCCGCCACAAGTCCACCGACGCGGCGCGCGAGGCGGCCCTGGCCACCTACGCCGACCGGATGCGCGCGGACCTCGGCGGCTACTACACCCTGGGCCGCTGGTTCGTGCGGCTCATCGAGCACCCGCAGGTCATGCGGGCCTGCGTGAAGTACGGGCTGCCGCGCAAGGTCGTGATGCAGTTCGTCCTCAAGCTCCTGTCCGACTGCTACGAGCCGAGCGGCGGCGACTGGATCGACCGCACCATCGCCGGCATGACGAAGGTGGTACCAAGCTCGTGA
- a CDS encoding demethylmenaquinone methyltransferase has protein sequence MSRASLEKQPAEVASMFDGIAKRYDLTNDLISLGQDRRWRKLVREAVSAAPGEKVLDLAAGTGASSEPFDDDGALVVPSDFSLGMLRVGKERRPDLPFVAGDATRLPFADESFDVVTISFGLRNVVDTSAALREMLRVTRPGGRVVICEFSTPTWMPFRMVYQEYLMRALPVVAGAVTRDRGSYDYLAESIRSWPDQVALARLMLDAGWKPVQYRNASGGVVALHRGTRPA, from the coding sequence ATGTCCCGCGCCAGCCTGGAGAAGCAGCCCGCCGAGGTCGCGTCGATGTTCGACGGCATCGCCAAGCGCTACGACCTCACCAACGACCTGATCTCCCTGGGGCAGGACCGGCGCTGGCGCAAGCTGGTGCGGGAGGCGGTGAGCGCGGCACCCGGTGAGAAGGTGCTCGACCTCGCCGCCGGTACGGGTGCCTCCAGCGAGCCGTTCGACGACGACGGCGCGCTCGTGGTCCCGTCGGACTTCAGCCTCGGCATGCTGCGGGTGGGCAAGGAACGGCGCCCGGACCTGCCCTTCGTGGCTGGTGACGCGACACGGCTGCCGTTCGCGGACGAGTCCTTCGACGTGGTGACGATCAGTTTCGGCCTGCGCAACGTGGTCGACACGTCGGCGGCACTGCGCGAGATGCTGCGCGTGACACGGCCCGGCGGGCGCGTGGTGATCTGCGAGTTCTCCACGCCGACGTGGATGCCCTTCCGCATGGTGTACCAGGAGTACCTGATGCGGGCGCTCCCCGTGGTCGCCGGCGCGGTCACGCGCGACCGCGGCTCCTACGACTACCTCGCGGAGTCGATCCGCTCCTGGCCCGACCAGGTGGCCCTGGCCCGCCTGATGCTCGACGCCGGCTGGAAACCGGTCCAGTACCGCAACGCGAGCGGCGGCGTGGTCGCCCTCCACCGAGGCACCCGCCCGGCCTGA
- a CDS encoding isochorismate synthase, protein MTVTAPPLAPPRLVVRTSRIDELPQDLTALVDLLPDVRPLAWVRHGDGVVGWGEALRFETFGPGRFADAEHAWHQVLVGASVHDGVGLPGTGPIAFGSFAFDDVVPGDEAEDPTRASGALIVPRVVVGRRGAVCWTTTIELVGDRAAPAPELLPDAYPHTPVTAPGRVAYADGSVGAEDWKAVVAEGVSRIKERELAKVVLARDVVATAERPVDPRHLLRRLSRAYDACWTFSVDGLVGATPELLVRSEKGLVTSRVLAGTIPRTEGPDPEASDVLTARLAGSSKDLEEHEYAARSVAAALEPFCSSMNIPDGPFVLHLPNVMHLATDVTAVLDPSAGPRPPSSLSLAAALHPSAAVCGTPTVAARSLIREIEGMDRARYAGPVGWVGADGDGEWGIALRSAEISERDPRHVRLFAGCGIVAASDPVAELAESEAKLEPMRFALGED, encoded by the coding sequence ATGACCGTCACCGCACCCCCGCTCGCGCCGCCGCGCCTCGTGGTCCGCACCTCTCGCATCGACGAGCTGCCCCAGGACCTCACGGCGCTCGTCGACCTGCTGCCCGACGTCCGCCCGCTGGCCTGGGTGAGGCACGGTGACGGCGTCGTCGGCTGGGGCGAGGCGCTGCGGTTCGAGACGTTCGGCCCCGGCCGGTTCGCCGACGCGGAGCACGCCTGGCACCAGGTCCTCGTCGGCGCGTCCGTGCACGACGGCGTCGGCCTGCCCGGCACCGGCCCGATCGCCTTCGGGTCGTTCGCGTTCGACGACGTCGTCCCGGGCGACGAGGCCGAGGACCCCACCCGCGCGAGCGGGGCGCTCATCGTGCCGCGGGTCGTGGTCGGCCGTCGGGGCGCGGTGTGCTGGACGACGACGATCGAGCTGGTGGGCGACCGCGCCGCGCCGGCTCCGGAGCTGCTGCCCGACGCCTACCCGCACACCCCGGTCACCGCGCCGGGCCGGGTGGCCTACGCCGACGGGTCCGTCGGCGCGGAGGACTGGAAGGCCGTCGTCGCGGAGGGTGTCTCCCGGATCAAGGAGCGCGAGCTCGCCAAGGTGGTGCTGGCGCGCGACGTCGTCGCCACCGCCGAGCGTCCCGTGGACCCGCGCCATCTGCTCCGGCGCCTGTCCCGGGCGTACGACGCGTGCTGGACGTTCAGCGTGGACGGACTGGTCGGTGCGACCCCGGAGCTGCTGGTGCGCAGCGAGAAGGGGCTCGTCACGTCCCGCGTGCTGGCGGGCACCATCCCGCGCACGGAGGGCCCGGATCCCGAGGCGTCCGACGTCCTCACCGCGCGACTGGCCGGTTCGTCGAAGGATCTGGAAGAGCACGAGTACGCGGCGCGCTCCGTGGCAGCCGCCCTCGAGCCGTTCTGCTCGTCGATGAACATCCCCGACGGACCGTTCGTGCTGCACCTGCCGAACGTCATGCACCTGGCCACCGATGTCACGGCGGTGCTCGACCCGTCGGCGGGGCCGCGACCGCCGTCGTCCCTCTCGCTGGCCGCCGCCCTGCACCCGAGCGCGGCGGTGTGCGGCACGCCCACCGTGGCCGCGCGGTCCCTGATCCGCGAGATCGAGGGGATGGACCGGGCACGGTACGCGGGGCCGGTGGGCTGGGTCGGGGCCGACGGCGACGGCGAGTGGGGTATCGCGCTGCGCTCGGCCGAGATCTCCGAGCGCGACCCGCGTCATGTGCGGCTCTTCGCCGGCTGCGGGATCGTGGCGGCGTCGGACCCGGTCGCGGAACTGGCCGAGTCGGAGGCCAAGCTGGAGCCGATGCGATTCGCCCTCGGCGAGGACTGA
- a CDS encoding DUF6114 domain-containing protein — translation MLLNRKDGRAGGGRPALRGRLDAARRAFGPWRKERPFVGCVLVILAGLELLLSGPIDVGALADLVGAEGVPNMQLAVGIEGFQATILPLALILLGVLSMVQPVHRIFYGVLILAISVYTLSGVNLGGWIVGFLLGAIGGVVVVSWSPSDRAAAEGRPAEPGPAGTGTGAFEVSDADPSGGPTLPTRSAAVVLAGALVLGGIQPAALRTADDDCWDPIDWIPIITCDDEDGDAGPSASPSASPSPSSSDAGGVVDDVTDGVGDVIDDVTGGAGGDPEGKGSGEDGGSADGADEAAAEIFSTDGSERGLSIGYVCDGEKQNVTLPMISAGEDNRNTFSLPGDLRTKDLEISGIRSVALVSVPVTHEAERRDALRIVADHVKVPGFWLKTYAYDTDAQGAAVEAGTDTSAGYVSMDGNATMYISGINLGCPDFEDISDEPPESIIAWLLALSGAQLDFLGATSDVQVWSGFREQVWGDPLHPIGEGPQAGDP, via the coding sequence GTGCTTCTGAACCGGAAGGATGGTCGAGCCGGCGGCGGCCGCCCCGCACTCCGGGGGCGGCTGGACGCCGCGCGGCGGGCATTCGGCCCGTGGCGCAAGGAGCGTCCGTTCGTCGGGTGCGTGCTCGTGATCCTGGCCGGACTGGAGCTCCTGCTCTCCGGCCCGATCGACGTGGGCGCGCTCGCCGACCTGGTGGGTGCCGAGGGCGTGCCGAACATGCAGCTCGCGGTCGGCATCGAAGGCTTCCAGGCGACCATCCTCCCCCTGGCCCTGATTCTCCTGGGCGTGCTGTCCATGGTGCAGCCCGTCCACCGGATCTTCTACGGGGTACTCATCCTCGCCATCTCGGTCTACACGCTGTCCGGCGTGAACCTGGGAGGCTGGATCGTCGGCTTCCTGCTCGGCGCGATCGGTGGCGTCGTCGTCGTCTCGTGGTCGCCGTCGGACCGGGCGGCCGCGGAAGGCCGTCCGGCCGAGCCCGGGCCGGCCGGCACCGGCACCGGCGCGTTCGAGGTGTCCGACGCAGACCCCTCGGGCGGTCCCACGCTGCCCACCAGATCCGCGGCGGTCGTCCTGGCCGGCGCTCTGGTGCTGGGCGGGATCCAGCCCGCGGCGCTCCGCACGGCCGACGACGACTGCTGGGACCCGATCGACTGGATCCCGATCATCACCTGCGACGACGAGGACGGCGACGCGGGCCCGTCCGCGTCCCCCTCGGCGTCGCCCTCCCCGAGTTCCTCCGACGCCGGCGGCGTGGTGGACGACGTGACCGACGGCGTCGGTGACGTGATCGACGACGTCACCGGGGGTGCGGGGGGCGACCCGGAGGGCAAGGGCTCGGGCGAGGACGGCGGGTCCGCCGATGGAGCGGACGAGGCGGCTGCCGAGATCTTCTCCACCGACGGGTCCGAGCGAGGGCTGTCGATCGGCTACGTCTGCGACGGCGAGAAGCAGAACGTCACCCTCCCGATGATCTCGGCGGGCGAGGACAACAGGAACACGTTCTCGCTGCCGGGGGACCTGCGCACGAAGGACCTCGAGATCAGCGGGATCCGGTCCGTCGCGCTCGTCTCGGTTCCCGTGACGCACGAGGCCGAACGGCGCGACGCGCTGCGGATCGTCGCCGACCACGTGAAGGTCCCGGGCTTCTGGCTCAAGACCTACGCGTACGACACCGACGCCCAGGGTGCGGCGGTCGAGGCCGGGACGGACACGAGCGCGGGCTACGTCTCCATGGACGGCAACGCGACGATGTACATCTCGGGGATCAACCTCGGCTGCCCCGACTTCGAGGACATCTCCGACGAGCCGCCGGAGTCGATCATCGCCTGGCTGCTGGCCCTGTCGGGTGCGCAGCTCGACTTCCTGGGCGCCACCTCGGACGTCCAGGTCTGGTCCGGCTTCCGCGAGCAGGTCTGGGGCGACCCGCTGCACCCGATCGGCGAGGGCCCGCAGGCCGGCGACCCCTGA
- a CDS encoding DUF6230 family protein: MKLSNLTKSRKGRVALAAIPVAAAASLLLGGVAQGAVPVSFAISGTPFKIAADRLDGTGFSQYAGQAVDADGRPHPAAIANIKDAKLHNLCQTMVQDTKLGKVGLKITAGTGKKPAEATDLQIGMTDLAGTATFTNIRIGVDASTVNTADKGHKGDFAMDSDAIDIDGLQQVSWSTQAAVFKLTDLKLQLTNGEECF; encoded by the coding sequence ATGAAGCTCAGCAACCTGACGAAGTCGCGCAAGGGGCGCGTGGCGCTCGCCGCGATCCCGGTGGCCGCGGCCGCCAGCCTGCTTCTCGGCGGCGTGGCCCAGGGTGCGGTCCCGGTCTCGTTCGCGATCTCAGGCACACCGTTCAAGATCGCCGCCGACCGGCTCGACGGCACCGGATTCTCGCAGTACGCGGGTCAGGCCGTCGACGCCGACGGCCGGCCGCACCCCGCCGCCATCGCGAACATCAAGGACGCGAAGCTCCACAACCTGTGCCAGACCATGGTCCAGGACACGAAGCTCGGCAAGGTCGGCCTCAAGATCACGGCCGGCACCGGCAAGAAGCCCGCCGAGGCGACGGACCTCCAGATCGGCATGACCGACCTGGCCGGCACCGCGACGTTCACCAACATCCGCATCGGCGTGGACGCGTCCACGGTCAACACCGCCGACAAGGGCCACAAGGGTGACTTCGCCATGGACTCCGACGCGATCGACATCGACGGACTCCAGCAGGTCTCGTGGAGCACCCAGGCCGCGGTCTTCAAGCTGACGGACCTGAAGCTCCAGCTCACGAACGGCGAGGAGTGCTTCTGA
- a CDS encoding TetR/AcrR family transcriptional regulator — translation MATSRRTRLRPEERRDQLVALGVATLADRPLSEVTVEEIAAEAEVSTGLVYYYFGSKNGLHHEIVLRARDSMLHASDPRPELPPLDRLHDTLERLVTYVREHGPTFYSLVRGAASGDEEVRELIESARREQTERVVTAVTEMGVEDTPMLRMALRSWVALAEQALVDGGLNTDIPAADLIAYLESSMFGAVSATGAQLDAGPLTAST, via the coding sequence ATGGCAACCAGCCGCAGAACCCGACTCCGCCCGGAGGAACGCCGGGACCAGCTCGTGGCCCTCGGCGTGGCCACCCTGGCCGATCGACCGCTCTCCGAGGTCACGGTCGAGGAGATCGCCGCCGAGGCCGAGGTCTCGACGGGCCTCGTCTACTACTACTTCGGCTCGAAGAACGGGCTGCACCACGAGATCGTGCTGCGGGCCCGGGACTCGATGCTGCACGCGAGCGATCCCCGGCCGGAGCTTCCGCCGCTGGATCGCCTGCACGACACCCTCGAACGGCTCGTGACCTACGTCCGCGAGCACGGACCCACGTTCTACTCGCTCGTGCGTGGCGCGGCGAGCGGCGACGAGGAGGTGCGCGAGCTCATCGAGAGCGCGCGGCGCGAGCAGACCGAGCGCGTGGTCACCGCCGTCACGGAGATGGGCGTCGAGGACACCCCGATGCTGCGCATGGCTCTGCGCTCCTGGGTGGCGCTGGCCGAGCAGGCGCTGGTCGACGGCGGCCTCAACACCGACATCCCGGCCGCGGATCTCATCGCCTACCTGGAGAGCAGCATGTTCGGTGCGGTGAGCGCGACGGGTGCGCAGCTCGACGCGGGCCCGCTGACGGCCTCGACGTGA